Proteins encoded in a region of the Thermodesulfovibrionales bacterium genome:
- a CDS encoding alpha-ketoacid dehydrogenase subunit beta, whose translation MAQLNMVQAINLALKEEMGRDKEVVVLGEDVGMDGGVFRITEGLLAAFGPERVMDTPLAESGIIGTAIGMAVYGLKPIAEVQFFGFIYPAVNQIANHASRIRSRSRGRYTCPLVIRTPYGAGIKAPEHHSESCEAIFCHMPGIKVVMPASPYYAKGLLLSAVRDPDPVLFLESTRLYRLMREDVPEGDYTVPLEKARIVQEGQEVTVISWGYMLQRSLQAVEGFDAEVIDLMTINPFDEETIIASVKKTGRAVIVSESPKVGGFASEIAAFIAEEAMLSLKAPIVRVTSYDVVLPLPKLEDRYMPTVEKIRKGIGEVLKY comes from the coding sequence ATGGCCCAGCTGAATATGGTACAGGCGATCAACCTCGCCCTGAAAGAAGAGATGGGGAGAGACAAGGAGGTCGTCGTCCTTGGCGAAGACGTCGGGATGGACGGAGGGGTTTTCCGCATCACCGAAGGACTTCTCGCAGCATTCGGTCCTGAGAGAGTGATGGATACTCCGCTCGCAGAGTCGGGCATCATCGGCACAGCCATCGGCATGGCAGTCTACGGGTTGAAGCCGATCGCCGAGGTGCAGTTCTTCGGGTTCATTTATCCCGCCGTGAATCAGATCGCGAACCATGCATCGAGAATCCGCTCGCGATCGAGGGGGAGGTACACCTGTCCCCTCGTGATAAGGACCCCTTACGGGGCCGGGATTAAGGCCCCCGAACACCACTCGGAAAGCTGCGAGGCGATCTTCTGTCATATGCCCGGCATAAAGGTCGTCATGCCTGCGTCGCCGTACTATGCGAAGGGACTGCTCCTTTCGGCCGTCAGGGACCCTGACCCCGTGCTTTTCCTCGAATCGACGAGGCTCTACCGCCTCATGCGAGAGGATGTCCCTGAGGGCGACTATACCGTTCCCCTCGAAAAGGCGAGGATAGTTCAGGAGGGCCAAGAAGTGACGGTCATCTCGTGGGGATATATGCTCCAGAGGTCGCTCCAGGCGGTGGAGGGATTCGATGCAGAGGTGATAGACCTCATGACGATCAACCCCTTTGACGAAGAGACCATAATCGCGTCGGTGAAGAAGACCGGGAGGGCCGTCATCGTCAGTGAATCGCCGAAGGTCGGGGGGTTCGCTTCCGAAATCGCTGCCTTCATCGCCGAGGAGGCGATGCTCTCCCTCAAGGCTCCGATCGTCAGGGTGACGAGCTACGATGTAGTCCTTCCCCTTCCGAAGCTCGAGGACCGGTACATGCCGACTGTCGAGAAGA